The Aggregatilinea lenta genome includes a region encoding these proteins:
- the uidA gene encoding beta-glucuronidase — MLYPQSNACRQMADLSGFWEFRFDPDEVGAGQGWSAGFDPAEIIAVPASWNDQFADWRDYIGLAWYQTTFDLPWGWRGQKILVRFNAVSYLAEVWLNGERLGEHEGGHLPFVFDVTGRVKDAGNVLIVRVDGKLAPDRVPPGELKGRPGAAFPTVSYPDTTYDFFPFCGIERPVLIYTEPQAAITDLTVVTEIDGADGVVRVRLACAADEPLAARVTLDGHGFSGGTEEAVEGGAAALTVTVPDALLWSPDAPSLYDLRVELRRDGAVADCYTLPVGIRTIAVEGDRLLLNGEPVKLLGFGRHEDFPVVGKGLLPALIVKDYALMHWMGANSFRTSHYPYSEQMLDMADRLGFMVIDETPAVGLFFFEDGLEKRDRLCQQMIREMIDRDKNHPSVIMWSIANEPHTASLEAREAYYRDFTVIDHPSRPEAVASFKAMADLARDLDPTRPVTLISHEGALEESFEFVDVVGLNRYFGWYTQSGQIDLGLGYLDREIELIHTLYPKPLIFAEFGTDTIPGHHAQPPEMFSEEYQAEFLTKQIKLADTKPFVVGQHIWNLCDFKTGQAVHRMGGYNYKGVFTRDRRPKLAAHRVRALWRGEDGS, encoded by the coding sequence ATGCTCTACCCCCAGTCAAATGCTTGCCGTCAAATGGCGGATTTATCCGGGTTTTGGGAGTTTCGCTTTGATCCCGACGAAGTGGGAGCGGGGCAGGGTTGGAGCGCGGGCTTCGATCCGGCTGAGATCATCGCCGTGCCCGCCAGTTGGAACGACCAGTTCGCCGACTGGCGCGACTACATCGGCCTGGCGTGGTATCAGACCACGTTCGATCTGCCCTGGGGCTGGCGCGGGCAAAAAATCCTGGTACGTTTCAACGCCGTCAGCTACCTGGCTGAAGTGTGGCTGAACGGGGAGCGCCTCGGCGAGCACGAGGGCGGTCACCTGCCGTTCGTGTTCGATGTCACCGGGCGCGTCAAGGACGCGGGTAACGTGCTGATCGTGCGCGTCGATGGCAAGCTCGCGCCGGACCGCGTGCCGCCCGGGGAGTTGAAGGGCCGCCCAGGCGCCGCTTTCCCGACGGTGAGCTACCCCGACACCACGTACGACTTTTTCCCCTTCTGCGGCATCGAGCGCCCGGTCTTGATCTACACCGAGCCACAGGCCGCGATCACCGATCTGACCGTGGTGACGGAGATCGACGGCGCGGATGGGGTGGTTCGCGTGCGGCTTGCATGCGCCGCAGATGAGCCGCTGGCGGCGCGCGTCACGCTCGACGGGCACGGGTTCAGCGGCGGCACGGAGGAGGCGGTCGAGGGCGGCGCGGCGGCGCTGACAGTGACCGTGCCGGATGCCCTGTTGTGGTCGCCGGACGCGCCCAGTCTCTACGATCTACGCGTCGAGCTGCGGCGCGACGGGGCGGTGGCGGACTGCTACACGCTGCCCGTCGGCATCCGCACGATTGCGGTCGAGGGCGACCGGCTGCTGCTCAACGGGGAGCCGGTGAAGCTGCTGGGGTTCGGGCGGCACGAGGACTTCCCTGTGGTGGGCAAAGGGCTGCTGCCCGCGCTGATCGTCAAGGATTACGCGCTGATGCACTGGATGGGCGCGAACTCGTTCCGCACGTCGCACTATCCCTATTCCGAGCAAATGCTGGACATGGCGGATCGCCTGGGCTTCATGGTGATCGACGAAACGCCCGCCGTGGGCCTGTTCTTCTTCGAAGACGGGCTGGAAAAGCGCGACCGCCTGTGCCAGCAGATGATCCGTGAGATGATCGACCGGGACAAGAACCATCCCAGCGTGATCATGTGGTCTATCGCCAACGAGCCGCACACCGCTTCCCTGGAGGCGCGCGAAGCCTACTATCGCGATTTCACCGTGATCGATCATCCCAGCCGTCCCGAAGCGGTCGCATCCTTCAAAGCGATGGCGGACCTGGCCCGCGACCTCGATCCCACTCGCCCAGTGACGCTGATCAGTCATGAAGGCGCGCTCGAAGAATCGTTCGAATTCGTGGACGTGGTCGGGCTGAACCGCTATTTCGGGTGGTACACGCAGTCCGGCCAGATCGATTTGGGGCTGGGCTATCTCGACCGGGAAATCGAGCTGATTCACACGCTGTACCCCAAGCCGTTGATTTTCGCTGAATTCGGCACGGATACGATCCCCGGCCACCACGCGCAGCCGCCTGAAATGTTCAGCGAAGAATATCAGGCGGAGTTCCTCACGAAGCAGATCAAGCTGGCCGACACCAAGCCGTTTGTCGTCGGCCAGCACATCTGGAACCTGTGCGATTTCAAGACGGGGCAGGCGGTCCATCGTATGGGCGGCTACAACTACAAAGGCGTCTTCACGCGCGACCGGCGGCCCAAACTGGCGGCGCACCGGGTCCGCGCGCTGTGGCGGGGTGAGGATGGATCGTGA
- a CDS encoding Crp/Fnr family transcriptional regulator — protein MTRSNPASSLNEYLAKTPYLSVLAPAELNALVRDCMHLMFSPDEVIFLEGDSSRGLWIIEDGNVKITKLGVEGNEYILHLLGPGDTFNDIAALAGGPTPANALAMGLVSVWLLPGEVMDRALDRYPAIARAALAMMGARIRALGHQIEDLTLYPVMVRLARFLLTQAENPSLSGPGVTRAAIAAHLATTPETISRALAKLQDTGTIRFDRHNIIIVNVELLKSVAVL, from the coding sequence ATGACTCGTTCTAACCCTGCCTCGTCGCTAAATGAGTATCTGGCAAAAACGCCCTACTTAAGTGTCCTGGCACCCGCAGAACTGAACGCGCTCGTGCGTGATTGCATGCATCTCATGTTCTCGCCCGACGAGGTGATCTTCCTGGAGGGTGACTCGTCGCGCGGCCTATGGATCATTGAAGACGGCAACGTGAAGATCACTAAGCTCGGCGTCGAGGGCAACGAGTACATCCTTCACCTGCTGGGTCCCGGCGACACATTCAACGACATCGCAGCCCTGGCGGGCGGGCCAACTCCGGCCAATGCGCTGGCAATGGGACTGGTATCCGTGTGGCTGCTGCCGGGCGAGGTGATGGATCGAGCCTTGGATCGTTACCCTGCCATAGCCCGTGCCGCCCTGGCGATGATGGGTGCGCGCATTCGAGCGCTGGGGCACCAGATCGAAGACCTGACCTTATATCCGGTGATGGTGCGGCTGGCGCGGTTTCTGCTCACCCAGGCCGAAAATCCCTCCCTCAGCGGTCCGGGCGTGACGCGCGCCGCCATTGCGGCTCATCTTGCCACTACGCCCGAAACGATCAGCCGCGCGTTAGCCAAGCTTCAGGACACCGGAACGATCCGCTTTGACCGCCACAACATCATCATCGTCAACGTCGAGCTGCTGAAGTCCGTGGCGGTGCTCTAG
- a CDS encoding glycoside hydrolase family 88 protein — protein sequence MTYSETLALVFDHIRRTIPRMGTDRPAIGRGDWTYERCHDNHWVDGFWIGQLWLAYAETREAVFLEAARAQRPYFLARLDRPDSHDHDLGFLYSLSLVADFKLTGDETARRGALRAADFLTGRYNPHGRFIQAWNSQSEHDRNRGRIIIDCLENLGLLFWASKQTGQPRYREIAVAHAATTLETIIRPDNSTYHSFVFDPDTGERLCGETVQGFADDSCWSRGQSWGIHGFAVAHQYTGDARFREAAVRLAEYALAHLPGDGVPYWDYRLTDDAPHYRDSSAGAIMAAGLFLLADQVADEAQAARYRDAARAMLHALIADYALLDHPEAEGLLAHGASHVRQGYTDNMLPYGDYFFVEALLRASGRTAFFW from the coding sequence GTGACCTATTCGGAGACGCTCGCACTTGTGTTCGACCATATCCGGCGCACGATTCCCCGGATGGGCACGGATCGTCCGGCCATTGGGCGCGGCGACTGGACCTACGAACGCTGCCACGACAATCACTGGGTAGACGGCTTCTGGATCGGCCAGTTGTGGCTGGCGTATGCTGAAACGCGGGAGGCCGTGTTTTTGGAGGCGGCCCGCGCGCAGCGTCCGTATTTCCTCGCGCGGCTGGACCGGCCCGACTCGCACGATCACGACCTGGGCTTCCTGTACTCGCTGTCACTGGTCGCGGACTTCAAGCTGACCGGTGACGAGACGGCCCGTCGCGGCGCGCTGCGTGCGGCGGACTTTCTGACGGGGCGTTATAACCCGCACGGGCGCTTCATTCAGGCGTGGAACTCGCAGTCCGAGCACGATCGCAACCGGGGCCGGATCATCATCGACTGCCTGGAAAACCTCGGCTTGCTGTTCTGGGCGAGCAAGCAAACCGGGCAGCCGCGCTACCGGGAGATCGCGGTGGCGCACGCGGCGACCACGCTGGAAACCATCATCCGGCCCGACAACTCCACCTATCACTCGTTCGTGTTCGATCCCGACACAGGCGAGCGGTTGTGCGGCGAGACGGTGCAGGGCTTCGCGGACGACTCCTGCTGGAGTCGCGGCCAATCGTGGGGCATTCACGGCTTCGCGGTGGCCCACCAGTATACGGGTGACGCGCGGTTTCGTGAGGCGGCGGTGCGGCTGGCGGAGTATGCGCTGGCCCATCTGCCGGGGGATGGCGTCCCGTACTGGGATTACCGCCTGACGGATGATGCGCCGCATTACCGCGACAGTTCGGCGGGCGCGATCATGGCGGCGGGGCTGTTTCTGCTGGCCGATCAGGTGGCGGATGAGGCCCAAGCCGCACGTTACCGTGACGCGGCGCGCGCCATGCTGCACGCGCTGATCGCGGACTATGCGCTGCTTGATCACCCTGAGGCCGAGGGGCTGCTGGCGCATGGGGCGAGCCACGTGCGCCAGGGCTATACGGATAACATGCTGCCCTACGGGGACTATTTCTTTGTCGAGGCACTGCTGCGCGCGTCAGGACGCACGGCATTTTTCTGGTAG
- a CDS encoding carbohydrate ABC transporter permease — protein sequence MALTYILLIALALIMLLPFIWMFSASLKLDKDVFRFPIAWIPQNPQWSNYQTIWTRIPFLTFFYNSLKLTAIITFLQVATSSFAAYAFAKLEFRGRNILFLAYIASIAVPWQVYMIPQFILMRELGLVDNHMSLILLQAFTAFGVFLLRQFFISVPNELLDAARIDGLSEYGIYFRIMLPMSKPALATLTIFSAVFVWNDFMGPLIYLHSESLKTIQLGLRMFIQQYSADYSLIMAASLVSVIPVAILFLAFQRYFVEGIGTSGIKG from the coding sequence ATGGCCCTGACCTACATCCTTTTGATCGCGCTGGCGCTGATCATGCTGCTGCCGTTCATCTGGATGTTTTCCGCGTCGTTGAAGCTGGACAAAGATGTCTTCCGGTTCCCCATCGCGTGGATTCCACAGAATCCCCAATGGAGCAACTACCAGACTATCTGGACCCGGATTCCATTCCTGACGTTCTTTTACAATTCGTTGAAGCTCACCGCGATTATCACATTCCTTCAGGTGGCGACCAGCAGCTTCGCGGCCTACGCCTTTGCCAAGCTTGAGTTCAGGGGCAGGAATATTCTTTTCCTGGCCTATATTGCGAGTATTGCCGTGCCCTGGCAGGTCTACATGATCCCGCAGTTTATCCTGATGCGGGAACTCGGTCTGGTGGATAACCACATGTCCCTGATCTTGTTGCAGGCCTTTACCGCCTTTGGTGTGTTCTTGCTGCGCCAGTTCTTTATCAGCGTCCCCAACGAGCTGCTTGACGCGGCGCGCATCGACGGATTGAGCGAATACGGGATCTATTTCCGCATTATGCTCCCGATGTCAAAGCCCGCCCTGGCGACTCTGACCATCTTTTCCGCCGTCTTCGTCTGGAACGATTTTATGGGGCCGCTGATCTACCTGCATTCGGAATCGCTGAAGACCATTCAGTTGGGGTTACGTATGTTCATCCAACAGTACTCCGCTGATTACTCGCTGATCATGGCGGCGTCGCTGGTGTCGGTCATTCCGGTGGCGATTCTCTTCCTGGCGTTCCAGCGCTACTTTGTCGAGGGGATCGGGACCTCCGGGATCAAAGGCTAA
- a CDS encoding heparinase II/III family protein: protein MLSRYDPIGVELILRDETAPPPFPPAADRAAWNALKDELGPAQVRALIEAGERAAQTAIPPLPAALFLEFFRSGDRLEYETPWFERRNILADLALAECLEYEGRFLDALLNVGWAICEESGWEFPAHHDDLPDVEYPVVGLFAALTGTHLAELVLLLGPELHPLLEKRIRHEVDVRILTPFLTRHDHWWLHPTPGHTTCNWTAVCSGNIIATALYLERDPARLAEIIARGARSLDDYLATFDADGGSTEGPSYWGFGFGNYVLAGHLLYQRTNGRIDFFADDLIRKASVFPLRTLLAANRFANFSDCEPDITLPAPLLAFLARHYRNDDLMRLANAQQAVGSHPNHSPLLWKLRGLFWRPDPAVAPPVVPAVHDWYPEMQWMIARVDPTDPDALVVAVKGGHNDEMHNQNDVGNVIVMHDQTALVVDIGRGRYTRQYFSAGRYEVFVNTSLAHSVPVVNGCAQPPGQQYAARTLDHQAGDEADRLRLDLMAAYPPDADLAALTRTVTLHRAAPHGWVELVDEVTFGSAPGTFESVLTSFGRATIRPDEVCIEQNGSVLHVQYDPAVVAARAEVVKDVDLATGPRDVTRVIFALAAPAQTAQVRLRMTV from the coding sequence ATGTTAAGCCGATACGATCCGATCGGGGTGGAATTGATCCTGCGCGACGAGACGGCTCCACCGCCGTTTCCGCCTGCCGCCGATCGCGCCGCGTGGAACGCGCTCAAAGATGAACTTGGCCCGGCGCAGGTTCGCGCGCTGATCGAGGCGGGCGAACGGGCCGCCCAGACCGCGATTCCGCCGCTCCCGGCGGCGCTGTTCCTCGAATTTTTCCGCAGCGGCGACCGCCTGGAATACGAAACGCCCTGGTTCGAGCGGCGGAATATCCTGGCGGATCTGGCGCTGGCGGAGTGTTTGGAATATGAGGGGCGCTTCCTCGACGCGCTGCTGAACGTCGGGTGGGCGATCTGCGAGGAAAGCGGGTGGGAGTTCCCGGCGCATCACGACGATCTGCCGGACGTCGAATACCCGGTGGTGGGGCTGTTCGCGGCGCTGACCGGGACGCATCTGGCGGAACTGGTCCTGCTGCTCGGCCCGGAACTGCATCCGCTGCTGGAAAAACGCATTCGCCACGAAGTCGATGTGCGCATCCTGACGCCGTTCCTGACACGGCACGATCACTGGTGGCTGCATCCCACGCCGGGGCATACGACGTGCAACTGGACGGCGGTGTGCTCCGGCAACATCATTGCGACGGCGCTGTACCTGGAACGCGATCCGGCGCGGCTGGCGGAGATCATCGCGCGTGGAGCGCGCTCGCTGGACGACTACCTGGCGACGTTCGACGCGGACGGCGGCAGCACCGAGGGGCCGAGCTATTGGGGCTTCGGCTTCGGAAATTACGTGCTGGCGGGGCACCTGCTCTACCAGCGGACGAACGGGCGGATCGATTTCTTTGCGGACGATCTGATTCGTAAGGCGTCGGTGTTCCCGTTGCGCACGCTGCTGGCGGCGAACCGCTTTGCGAATTTCTCCGACTGCGAGCCGGATATCACGCTGCCCGCGCCGCTGCTGGCCTTCCTGGCGCGGCACTACCGGAACGACGACCTGATGCGGCTGGCGAACGCGCAGCAGGCAGTGGGGTCGCACCCGAATCACAGCCCGCTGCTGTGGAAGCTGCGCGGCCTGTTCTGGCGGCCCGATCCGGCGGTCGCGCCGCCGGTGGTCCCGGCTGTGCACGACTGGTATCCCGAAATGCAGTGGATGATCGCGCGGGTTGATCCCACCGATCCCGACGCGCTGGTGGTGGCGGTGAAGGGCGGCCACAACGACGAGATGCACAACCAGAACGACGTGGGCAACGTGATCGTGATGCACGATCAGACGGCGCTGGTGGTGGACATCGGGCGCGGGCGGTATACGCGGCAGTATTTTTCCGCCGGGCGCTACGAGGTGTTCGTGAATACCTCGCTGGCGCATTCCGTGCCCGTCGTGAACGGCTGCGCGCAGCCGCCCGGCCAGCAGTATGCCGCGCGCACGCTCGATCATCAGGCGGGGGACGAGGCGGACCGGCTGCGCCTGGACCTGATGGCAGCGTATCCACCGGACGCGGATCTGGCCGCCCTGACGCGCACGGTGACGCTGCATCGCGCCGCGCCGCATGGCTGGGTGGAGCTGGTGGACGAGGTGACTTTCGGGTCAGCGCCGGGAACTTTCGAATCGGTCCTGACCAGCTTTGGCCGTGCGACGATCAGGCCGGACGAGGTTTGCATCGAGCAGAACGGCTCTGTGCTGCACGTGCAGTACGATCCGGCAGTGGTGGCTGCGCGCGCGGAGGTGGTGAAGGATGTCGATCTCGCCACCGGGCCGCGCGACGTCACGCGCGTGATCTTCGCGCTGGCGGCTCCGGCGCAAACGGCCCAGGTGCGGCTGCGGATGACGGTGTGA